The DNA region GTTTCGGAAAGCATATAGATCCTGTCGTTCCACGCAGTTACATGTCTGAACTTCTCGTTGAGCTTTGCCTCTGTGACACCGCCTGTCGAAGGATCGGTTATTATGGAAAGTGTTGTACTTCTTCTTTCCTTGTTTTCAAACATCATTACTGCTCCTGCAGATGAACAGGAAGCATCAATAAGCGCTCCCGGATAAGGATATTCCATGACCTTTGTTCCGTCTCCCGCAAAGCATACATACATCGTGTCGCCGAAAAGCACAAGTCCGTTTTCTCCGTACGGACAAGCCTTTACCGGACAGGTCTCAATGCTGCTGACTGTCCACTCTGTGTCCGGACTGCTGAAATTCACCGACATTATCTCTGAAACCAGATTTCCTTCGGAAACATTCAGCGAAACTATACAGCACCCGCTGCAGTCGGCCTTAAAGACAACGTCAGTCACTCGCTGACTGCATCCGCGGAAATATATCTCGTCACCTGAATTGTCATAAACATGAAGCTCACATACGTACTGATCAGACTGAGTTATAACTGCAGTATAGCCTCTGCTGCCAAGGCAGGCAACATAGATCGGATCATCCATCTTTTTTTCATACTGCAGGGAACGCTTTGAGTCCACCCTGAGACTTGTACCGTTCTGCTCATACATAAGTGTGCGCTCGTCACTGCTTTTGAGTATCGCATTGGAATAAGCGTGCGATTCAACTTTTTCGGTATCTCCTGATGCCGTGTAGGTGTATCTTCGCGTATCAGTCAGTACTATCAGCCTTTCACCGAGAGTACAGGCCTTGTATTTTGTTCCCACTGCGATCTTCAGCGGAAATGAACCCACCGTTATCTCGTCGTCAGTGTAACCTGAATTATCTATTTTAAAATTAGGCATCCAGCGGTCCTTGGAAACGTAAAGTCCGAGAATAACGATCACGATCGCAACAAAGCCCAGAAACTTCTGCATGCTCCGCTTTTTCTTCTTCTGTCTCCTGATCTCCGCCAGTCCCCTTGCGCTGTATTCTTCCATTGTACCTCCAGAATGATCAGTAGAAAACACGGTTAAGATAAAGTCCGTGTGCCTGTGCCGTTTTGCCGGCAAGCTTTCTGTCCGATCTCTTCATTATTTCCGGTATATCTTCCGGAGTGATCTTCCCTTCATTCACCCAGAGAAGCGTTCCTACGATTATACGCACCATATTGTAAAGAAATCCGTTGCCGCTTATCCTGATTTTC from Ruminococcus sp. HUN007 includes:
- a CDS encoding DUF5711 family protein, producing MEEYSARGLAEIRRQKKKKRSMQKFLGFVAIVIVILGLYVSKDRWMPNFKIDNSGYTDDEITVGSFPLKIAVGTKYKACTLGERLIVLTDTRRYTYTASGDTEKVESHAYSNAILKSSDERTLMYEQNGTSLRVDSKRSLQYEKKMDDPIYVACLGSRGYTAVITQSDQYVCELHVYDNSGDEIYFRGCSQRVTDVVFKADCSGCCIVSLNVSEGNLVSEIMSVNFSSPDTEWTVSSIETCPVKACPYGENGLVLFGDTMYVCFAGDGTKVMEYPYPGALIDASCSSAGAVMMFENKERRSTTLSIITDPSTGGVTEAKLNEKFRHVTAWNDRIYMLSETVLESYGYDGKAIKALELDQPFSGFEKTGKYIYLEGHRTIEKKEF